The following nucleotide sequence is from Paenibacillus andongensis.
CGGCAAGACAGCGGTAAGGCTTTTTTTGTATTTGCATAATAGTATTACCTTCATCTGATTTCTCATTTCATAAGAGACAATAACGTTACGTCAAAGCACTTGACAATACCTTAAATAGAGAGGATACAAATAAACGGATAAGAATGCATCCATCCACTTTCTAAACAAAACATCCTCAACATACTTAATGCTCTTGGAATTAGTGAACATATATGTACAGAAGTTGGTGTTGACCTTTCGAGAGGTGACAGTTGTTTGCTTTCTTTTATTTTGGCTGGATTCTACTCTTTGTTTATGCATCCTATCCGCACCTGAACCCATACGTGAGTATTGCTTATATAAAGCTTGCTGTAGCTTCTCCAGCATCAACTTAGCAGTTCGATAATTCACTTCAAGTAAGTTTGCGAATGCTGGAATTGAATAAGTTTGGCGATCCTGGATCAATGCTCGTATAGCTTTGAACCAAACTATCAAGGGAAGCTTAGATTTATGCATAACCGTTCCAGCAGTTAATGAAATTTGCGTGCGGCATTCTTTACACTCCAATAAATTACGAGTCCTTACTAAATAAAATAAACGATTATCGCAACTCGGGCAGCTAAACCCACCTGCCCACCGTCTTTTCGTCAAAAATCTTACACAATCTTCCTCTGTCTTGAGAGTGTCATCCAGCGATTCAAATAAATATGTATCCATGATTTGACCCCTCTCGATAATAATGCATTCCTAAAATAATTTCCTATAATTGTATTATATAGAACATTTGTTTGCATGTAAAGAAATTTATTTTTCCGAGATTACTATCTTGAAAATTCATTTTCTGTAGTATCTACAATGAAAATATCAATCAATCAATCAATCAATCAATCAATCAATCATCAACTAATTAATAATTTGATTGCAGTATTTCCGGTCTCGTCTTGTTCAGGGATATAGAATGTTTTAAGTCTTCGTGTTCTTAATGATTGCATATACCACAGAAAACACAATATCTGGAGATATCGGTTCAAGTAAAGGTATTTTTCGAAAATATAGGGTTAAAGTTCTTGCCATCTCGCAAATTGCGAGACTCGTTAGGAGTAGTAGCTTTGGCTTTCGGCCTATAGTGGGACTGGAGCTGGAGCTGGAGCTGGAGTTGTGGGTACGGGTGTGGGTGTGCTGTGGCTGTGGCTGTGGCTGTGTGGTTGTGGTTGTGGTTGTGGCTGTGGCTGAGGAAGTGGGTTTGGGTTTGGCTGTGGCTGAGGAAGTGGGTTTGGGTTTGGCTTTGGCTTTGGCTTTGGCTTTGGCTTTGGGTTTGGGTTTGGGTTTGGGTTTGGGTTTGGGTTTGGGTGTGGCTGTGGCTGTGGCTGTGGGTGTGGCTGTGGTGGCTGTGGCTGTTGTTGTGGGTGTGGCTGTGGTGGCTGTGGCTGTTGTTGTGGTTGTAGATACTACAGAAAACATATGTGTAGTGGATGTAAGTCGGGGAGTGCTGGTGCTGCTGCTCGTACTGATACAGGTACTTGGCTGCGTGGTGTAACTTATAAAAGCTGCCCTTTCTATTTTAGAAAAGCAGGCAGCTTCTATAGGGGGATTCCTTGTTTCCAGAGTTCTTGGAGTTTTCCTGCTATATTGGGTAATTCGTTAATTAAATACGGAGCTATGGTTGAGCTTGAGAGCAGCTTTTGAAGTCCATCTGAGGGCATGATGGTGATAACATTGACGGCTATAATGATGATCAAAAGTGCTTCTGCTAAGCCCAACAATGCGCCGCTCCAACGGTTGATGAAGTTCAGGCCAGGGGTTTTTGCTAAAATATTAAGTGCTCTGCCTACGATGACTAGTGCGAATTTTACGCCAAAAAACAATATAGCAAAGGCTAAAGCGTTTAGGATGTAGGTATCCAGATTTAGGCCTTTTACGATAAATTCGTATTTTTGGTAATTTTGATAGGTAGGCAGTGAAACTGCGTTTCGAAGCAGAGGGGCAAAATCCCTGTAAAAATAAAATGCAACGAGGTAGGCGAGAACAAAACCTGAGAGTGAAACAATCTGGGCAATAAATCCTCTGAAGTAACCAAGCAGCAGACCTAAAGCCACTATCGACAACATGACATAGTCTAATGTATTTAGTGTCACTGTGGATTACCTGCCAGGACTGTCGGTTTCTACAAGTTCGATCCACTCATTGTATTCATTCTGCAGTTTAGCGTATTCCTCGCGCAGTTCTCTATACTCTTCTTTGATGGTTTGAAGTTCTTTTTGTTGCGCTTCATCGTTCAAGCTTTGGTGCATTAACTCTTCTTTTTCTCTACGGGCTTGGGCTAAAATTCGTTCTTTTTCTTCTTCAAAATGTTGAGTAAGGGAGATTCGCTCTAATTGCTGCTGCTCTAGTAAGGCGTCAATTTGAGCTTGATATTGTGTTATAATGGTTGATTTTTGGTCCTCGAGCTGTTGAATAATGTTTGTTTGTCGCTCTTGGAATTCTCCAACTAGATTACCTTTATCTTGCTCAAAACGTAGAACCTTAGCATCAGCCTCATCCTGATAAAGGGCGGTGAGTGTTTCTATTTCCTCTTGGTGCGCCGTTGTGAGTGTTTCTATTTCTTCTTGATGTTGATTTGTAATTATATTTATTTTCTCTTTATGTTGGTTTGAAATTGTATTTATTCTTTCTTGAAGCTGGCTCGAAATTGTATCTATTCGCCCTTGAAGTTGGTTGGTGATAGTTTCAAGTTCCGTTTGATGTTGAGTTGTAATGGATTCAAGTTCCATTTGATGTTGGGTTGTAATAGTTTCTAGTTCTGTTTGGTGTAGAGTAGTGGTGTTTTCTAGTTCCTCATGATGTTGATTAACGAGTGTTTCCTTTTCCATCTGATACTGATTAGAAAGCTTGGAGATCTCTTCTTGATGTTGTATGCTTATGATTTCTTTATCTTGCAGATGCTGCTGCATGAGTGCTTCTTTGTCTTTTTGATATTGCTGATTTAACATTTCTTTGTCTTGTTGGTGGATTTCTGAGAGGGTCAGTTTTTCGACTTTGTGTTGTTCGTTCAGCTTTTGCAGCTGGTGTGCCTTTTGTTGTTTCTCTTGTTCGAATTGATGCTTTGTTTGTTGGTGTTGTTGTTTTTCTTGATCCAGCTGTTGTCTTACTTGTATTTGTTGACGTTTTTCCTGCTCTAGCTGTTGTTTGATTTGTTCTAGTTGTTGCTTGATTTGTTCTTGCTGCAGTTTAGCTTGTTCTTGCTGTTGTTTAGCTTGCTCTTGTTGTTGTTGTTTGGATTGTTCTTGCTGCTGTTTAGCTTGTTGCAGTTGTTGCCTCAGTTGTTCTTGTTCTTGTTTTGCTTTCTGCACTTCATGTTTCAATTGCTCTTGCGTTTGGTTCCCTTGAACTAGCTTAGCATTTTGTTCACTTATGGATGTCTGTTGTTGCTCGTATTCTTGTTTCAATTCGTTAAATTTAACGATTAATTTGTCATAGGAGGCTTTGGTCGCTTCTTGGTCCTTTTGTGCTTTGCTTAGTTCTTCCATGATTTCGTTCATACGGAAGCATTCATCAGCCATGTTTACGGCAGCTAGAACGGCGATTTTCTGTGAATCTAGCCGCGGATAGCCTTTTGCAATCCGAAACATTTGTTCGTTCACGTATTCAGCTACTCGCTTCATGTAATTGGTGCTGGTGCTTGCTTTTAATTTGTATTGGTGTCCATATATATCAACGGTAATCCTCGTTTTATCTTCAGCGTTCACTTTTTTATATCCTCCCTTAGATGAAAGGCTGGCCCTATCGAGTGTAATTTCGATAAGACCAGCCTGTTTTCCTGCAACTTAAATGAAAGTTACACTATTTTCTTAACTCTGCCTCATATTGTTGTTCAAGGGTTTGCACAACTTTGGCATGGAGCTCTGTTACTTCTTCATCCAACAGTGTTCTTTCTGCGTGACGGTATACTAGAGCAATGGCTACGCTTTTGCGATTTGCGCCTAAACGTTCTCCTGTATAGATATCGAATACTTGAATAGATTCCAACAAGTCTCCGGCAACTTCGGCGATGGTTTGCTCCATATGACCTACTGGTACACTAGTGTTCACTACTACAGCAAGATCACGCCCAATGGATGGATAACGCGGCAGCAATTTATATACGATTGCATCTCCAGCAGCTTCCAAGATTGGAGAAAGTTCAACCTCTAGCACGTAAGTGTCATCAAGGTCACGCTGCTGTTGGACGGTAGGATGCAGTTGGCCGATTCGACCTATGACTTGCTCACCTTCAGCTGTGTTTAAGAGGAGCTCCGCTGTTCGGCCCGGATGGAAACCATCTGGTGATGCAGATTTATAGGTGAGCCCTTTAACGCCTAGGTAATTTACAAGACGGTCAAAAATACCTTTGATATCATAAAAGTCGACAGCTTCGGACTTCTGTGCCCAATGTGCTTGTCGGCGTTTGCCTGTCAATACGATGGAAAGGAGAAGCTTCTCTTGCGGCAAGGCTGTAAGTAGAGACTCATCTGTGATGAATACTTTGCCGATTTCGAAAATAGCTACGTCATCCATCGTACGGTTACGATTGTAGCTAACAACGTCTAGCAGATGCGGCAGCAAGCTAGTACGTAGTTGGCTGCGATCCTCGCTCATTGGCATAGCGAGCGAGATGGGCTTCGCCGCGGGGTATAGACCCGGCAGAGAAACGGTTTGATCCGGCTGCGTGAAGGAGTAAGTGATGACTTCATGCAGTCCGCTTTGAGTCAAAAGATTCCGAGTGATACGACGGATCGACTGCTCTTTGGTCAAGGAGCCGGGCGTCGTCACACCGGTCATTAAGGTTGTCGGGATGTTATCGTAGCCGAAAAGGCGAGCTACTTCTTCGATCAAATCGACATCCCGTGTGATGTCTCCGCGGCGGCTTGGCACATGCACGAGCAGCTTGCCTTCGCCTGCCTGCTCGAATGTGAAGTGCAGGCGCTCTATGATTTGACCCATCTCGGCCAAAGAAAGTTCAGTGCCGAGATAATTATTCACACGGTCAGCAGCAAGCTCAATGCTGACCGGCTTGTGTGTGCCTGCTACGGCTTCTACGATACCGTCAGAGACTTGACCTGCAGCGTACTGAGCCATTAACGCAGCAGCACGGTT
It contains:
- the pheT gene encoding phenylalanine--tRNA ligase subunit beta, with translation MKVSYQWLSEYVDVSGFTAEELAEKLTRSGIEVDIVEDRNKGVSNVVVGFVKSREKHPDADKLSVCIIDAGQGEDLQIVCGAKNIDAGQKVPVAMIGAVLPGGLQIKRAKLRGVESQGMICSAKELGLNDKLLPKEIQEGILVLPEDTEIGSSILDVLAINDKVLELDLTPNRSDCLSMLGAAYEIAAILGRGVKLPDAEAARGAAGTAAVKAADRISVKITATEQCTHYAARLIEGVRVGTSPLWMQNRLMAAGIRPINNIVDITNFVMLEYGQPLHAFDADQLNNGHIDVRLAEAGEKLVTLDDVERTLEPHMLLITDGTKPVGIAGVMGGANSEVTEGTTRILLESAKFAGSSVRRTSRQLGLRSEASLRFEKEVNPEAVLPALNRAAALMAQYAAGQVSDGIVEAVAGTHKPVSIELAADRVNNYLGTELSLAEMGQIIERLHFTFEQAGEGKLLVHVPSRRGDITRDVDLIEEVARLFGYDNIPTTLMTGVTTPGSLTKEQSIRRITRNLLTQSGLHEVITYSFTQPDQTVSLPGLYPAAKPISLAMPMSEDRSQLRTSLLPHLLDVVSYNRNRTMDDVAIFEIGKVFITDESLLTALPQEKLLLSIVLTGKRRQAHWAQKSEAVDFYDIKGIFDRLVNYLGVKGLTYKSASPDGFHPGRTAELLLNTAEGEQVIGRIGQLHPTVQQQRDLDDTYVLEVELSPILEAAGDAIVYKLLPRYPSIGRDLAVVVNTSVPVGHMEQTIAEVAGDLLESIQVFDIYTGERLGANRKSVAIALVYRHAERTLLDEEVTELHAKVVQTLEQQYEAELRK
- the zapA gene encoding cell division protein ZapA, encoding MNAEDKTRITVDIYGHQYKLKASTSTNYMKRVAEYVNEQMFRIAKGYPRLDSQKIAVLAAVNMADECFRMNEIMEELSKAQKDQEATKASYDKLIVKFNELKQEYEQQQTSISEQNAKLVQGNQTQEQLKHEVQKAKQEQEQLRQQLQQAKQQQEQSKQQQQEQAKQQQEQAKLQQEQIKQQLEQIKQQLEQEKRQQIQVRQQLDQEKQQHQQTKHQFEQEKQQKAHQLQKLNEQHKVEKLTLSEIHQQDKEMLNQQYQKDKEALMQQHLQDKEIISIQHQEEISKLSNQYQMEKETLVNQHHEELENTTTLHQTELETITTQHQMELESITTQHQTELETITNQLQGRIDTISSQLQERINTISNQHKEKINIITNQHQEEIETLTTAHQEEIETLTALYQDEADAKVLRFEQDKGNLVGEFQERQTNIIQQLEDQKSTIITQYQAQIDALLEQQQLERISLTQHFEEEKERILAQARREKEELMHQSLNDEAQQKELQTIKEEYRELREEYAKLQNEYNEWIELVETDSPGR
- a CDS encoding transposase, which produces MDTYLFESLDDTLKTEEDCVRFLTKRRWAGGFSCPSCDNRLFYLVRTRNLLECKECRTQISLTAGTVMHKSKLPLIVWFKAIRALIQDRQTYSIPAFANLLEVNYRTAKLMLEKLQQALYKQYSRMGSGADRMHKQRVESSQNKRKQTTVTSRKVNTNFCTYMFTNSKSIKYVEDVLFRKWMDAFLSVYLYPLYLRYCQVL
- a CDS encoding CvpA family protein, with the translated sequence MTLNTLDYVMLSIVALGLLLGYFRGFIAQIVSLSGFVLAYLVAFYFYRDFAPLLRNAVSLPTYQNYQKYEFIVKGLNLDTYILNALAFAILFFGVKFALVIVGRALNILAKTPGLNFINRWSGALLGLAEALLIIIIAVNVITIMPSDGLQKLLSSSTIAPYLINELPNIAGKLQELWKQGIPL